The following proteins come from a genomic window of Microbacterium sulfonylureivorans:
- the pcp gene encoding pyroglutamyl-peptidase I: protein MTTILLTGFEPFGGDTANPSGDAVDIVRGRWDGAEALITAILPVAFAGAEAELARLVADHSPDVVIAAGLAGNRAVVSVERVGVNLIDARIPDNAGSQPIDEPSIEGAPAAYFATLPVKAIAHDIAAAGIPSEVSHSAGTFVCNHVLFRALHLAADRRAMRAGFIHVPWSAEHAPSPDAAALPLADIARALEIAVRTSIRTTEDSRISGGTIS from the coding sequence ATGACGACGATCCTCCTCACCGGATTCGAGCCCTTCGGCGGCGACACCGCGAATCCGTCGGGCGACGCCGTCGACATCGTCCGGGGGCGGTGGGACGGCGCCGAGGCGCTGATCACCGCCATCCTGCCCGTCGCGTTCGCCGGCGCGGAGGCGGAGCTCGCCCGCCTCGTCGCCGACCACTCCCCCGACGTCGTCATCGCCGCAGGCCTCGCCGGGAACCGGGCGGTCGTCTCGGTCGAGCGCGTCGGCGTCAACCTCATCGACGCGCGCATCCCCGACAACGCCGGCTCGCAGCCGATCGACGAGCCGAGCATCGAGGGCGCTCCGGCCGCGTACTTCGCGACGCTGCCGGTCAAGGCGATCGCACACGACATCGCAGCGGCGGGCATCCCGTCCGAGGTCTCCCACTCGGCGGGGACGTTCGTCTGCAATCACGTGCTCTTCCGCGCGCTGCACCTCGCGGCAGATCGCCGCGCGATGCGGGCGGGCTTCATCCACGTCCCGTGGTCGGCCGAGCATGCGCCGTCGCCGGATGCCGCGGCCCTGCCGCTCGCCGACATCGCCCGAGCGCTCGAGATCGCGGTGCGCACGAGCATCCGCACGACGGAGGATTCCCGCATCAGCGGGGGGACGATCTCCTGA
- the ispG gene encoding flavodoxin-dependent (E)-4-hydroxy-3-methylbut-2-enyl-diphosphate synthase, protein MPAVNIGMPKVPETLAPRRKTRQIKVGKVLVGGNAPVSVQSMTTTQTTNINATLQQIAELTASGCEIVRVAVPHQDDADALKIIAMKSQIPVIADIHFQPRYIYTAIDAGCGAVRVNPGNIREFDGNVGQIAAAAKAAGVSLRIGVNAGSLDKRILAKHGKATPEALVESAVWEASLFEEHDFHDFKISVKHNDPVVMVKAYRLLAERGDWPLHLGVTEAGPAFQGTIKSATAFGILLSEGIGDTIRVSLSAPPAEEVKVGHQILQSLNLRERKLEIVSCPSCGRAQVDVYTLADNVTEGLKDMTVPLRVAVMGCVVNGPGEAREADLGVASGNGKGQIFVKGQVIKTVPEAEIVATLIEEANRIADEMGPDAPVGTAQVLTS, encoded by the coding sequence GTGCCAGCAGTCAACATCGGGATGCCCAAGGTCCCCGAAACGCTCGCCCCCCGTCGCAAGACCCGCCAGATCAAGGTCGGCAAAGTGCTCGTGGGCGGGAACGCGCCCGTCAGCGTGCAGTCGATGACGACGACGCAGACGACGAACATCAACGCCACGCTGCAGCAGATCGCCGAGCTCACCGCCTCGGGATGCGAGATCGTGCGCGTGGCTGTGCCGCACCAGGACGACGCCGACGCGCTGAAGATCATCGCGATGAAGAGTCAGATCCCGGTGATCGCCGACATCCACTTCCAGCCCCGCTACATCTACACCGCCATCGACGCCGGGTGCGGCGCGGTGCGCGTGAACCCGGGCAACATCCGTGAGTTCGACGGGAACGTCGGGCAGATCGCCGCTGCCGCGAAGGCCGCGGGGGTGTCGCTGCGCATCGGGGTGAACGCCGGTTCGCTCGACAAGCGCATCCTCGCGAAGCACGGGAAGGCGACGCCCGAGGCGCTCGTCGAGAGCGCCGTCTGGGAGGCGTCGCTGTTCGAGGAGCACGACTTCCACGACTTCAAGATCTCGGTGAAGCACAACGACCCGGTCGTGATGGTGAAGGCGTACCGTCTGCTGGCCGAGCGCGGCGACTGGCCGCTGCACCTCGGTGTGACCGAGGCGGGTCCCGCCTTCCAGGGCACGATCAAGAGCGCCACGGCGTTCGGCATCCTGCTGTCGGAGGGCATCGGCGACACCATCCGCGTCTCGCTGTCGGCGCCGCCGGCCGAAGAGGTCAAGGTCGGCCACCAGATCCTGCAGTCGCTGAACCTCCGCGAGCGCAAGCTCGAGATCGTCTCGTGCCCCTCGTGCGGTCGCGCCCAAGTCGACGTCTACACCCTCGCCGACAACGTGACCGAGGGCCTCAAGGACATGACCGTGCCGCTGCGCGTCGCCGTCATGGGATGCGTCGTCAACGGTCCCGGCGAGGCGCGTGAGGCCGACCTCGGCGTGGCCTCGGGCAACGGGAAGGGCCAGATCTTCGTCAAGGGCCAGGTCATCAAGACGGTGCCCGAGGCAGAGATCGTCGCCACCCTCATCGAAGAGGCGAACCGGATCGCCGACGAGATGGGCCCGGATGCCCCGGTCGGCACTGCGCAGGTGCTGACGAGCTGA
- a CDS encoding low temperature requirement protein A encodes MSMSHRLTRMTGRDPNERHRAATPLELLFDLTFVVAFSQAGTQTAHLLELGDTVNAIIAFAFATFAVSWAWINYSWLASAYDNDDIFFRIATLIEMLGVLILALGLPPFFHSIQEGEHVDNGVMVAGYVVMRVATIALWLRAAKHDPARRKTCLAYVVNISIAQVGWVALIFLNLSLPVTFFFTTLLSLFELAGPYFAERRFGRTPWHPHHIAERYGLLVIITLGEVILGTILAISAVVEVLHEWTLEAALVALGGTTLAFAMWWVYFMLPSGPVLARHPRRGFVWGYGHMFLFGSIVGVGAGLHVAANVISHEAHVGAEFALLTVAVPLLIFEVALFTIYSLLVREFDPFHVWLFLGAVAMLALSVLAVWAGASIGISLLIAACSPIVIVVGYETVGHRHQAAVLERDAV; translated from the coding sequence ATGAGCATGAGCCACCGCCTCACACGGATGACCGGTCGCGACCCGAACGAGCGCCACCGGGCGGCGACTCCCCTCGAGCTGCTCTTCGACCTGACCTTCGTGGTGGCGTTCAGCCAGGCCGGCACCCAGACGGCGCATCTGCTCGAGCTCGGCGACACCGTCAACGCGATCATCGCCTTCGCATTCGCCACGTTCGCCGTGTCGTGGGCCTGGATCAACTACTCGTGGCTGGCGTCCGCCTACGACAACGACGACATCTTCTTCCGCATCGCCACGCTCATCGAGATGCTCGGCGTGCTGATCCTCGCGCTCGGGCTCCCGCCGTTCTTCCACTCGATCCAGGAGGGCGAGCACGTCGACAACGGGGTGATGGTCGCCGGCTACGTCGTGATGCGCGTCGCCACGATCGCGCTGTGGCTCCGTGCCGCGAAGCACGACCCCGCGCGTCGGAAGACCTGTCTCGCCTATGTCGTGAACATCTCGATCGCCCAGGTGGGGTGGGTCGCGCTCATCTTCCTCAACCTCTCCCTTCCGGTGACGTTCTTCTTCACGACGCTGCTGTCGCTCTTCGAGCTCGCCGGGCCCTACTTCGCCGAACGTCGCTTCGGGCGGACGCCCTGGCATCCGCACCACATCGCCGAGCGCTACGGCCTGCTCGTGATCATCACCCTGGGCGAGGTCATCCTCGGCACGATCCTCGCGATCTCCGCCGTCGTCGAGGTGCTCCACGAGTGGACGCTGGAGGCCGCGCTCGTCGCCCTCGGCGGAACCACCCTCGCCTTCGCGATGTGGTGGGTGTACTTCATGCTGCCGTCGGGTCCCGTCCTCGCGCGCCATCCGCGGCGCGGGTTCGTGTGGGGCTATGGGCACATGTTCCTGTTCGGCTCGATCGTCGGCGTGGGAGCCGGACTCCACGTCGCGGCGAACGTCATCTCGCACGAGGCGCACGTCGGCGCGGAGTTCGCCCTGCTGACCGTGGCCGTGCCGCTGCTGATCTTCGAGGTGGCGCTCTTCACGATCTACTCGCTGCTCGTGCGCGAGTTCGACCCGTTCCACGTCTGGCTCTTCCTCGGCGCCGTCGCGATGCTCGCGCTGAGCGTGCTCGCCGTCTGGGCGGGCGCGAGCATCGGCATCTCGCTGTTGATCGCCGCGTGCTCGCCGATCGTCATCGTCGTGGGGTACGAGACCGTCGGCCACCGGCATCAGGCGGCCGTCCTCGAGCGCGACGCCGTGTGA
- a CDS encoding anthranilate synthase family protein, with product MTGLAHLPLRDLAARGIPFALIARDASTVEVLTGDVVDVAALADIPLTDASGAPREVLALVPFRQVTERGFECHDDGAPLRCLVISDRSAIPRDVALAQLPTEPVPLTDAGFDIDDEAYAEIVRRVIADEIGRGEGANFVIRRDFTAGVDVDPATAALTWFRALLEYERGAYWTFAFVTPGHVAVGASPEAHVSARDGVVTMNPISGTFRHPAGGATAETLTEFLESAKETEELFMVVDEELKMMSAVCSDGGRITGPHLKEMSRLTHTEYVLRGRSRLDPRDILRETMFAPTVTGSPMQNACTVITRHERTPRGYYSGVAALFTPRLPAGAAAAADEPTHDLDAPILIRTAYLEDGRLRVPVGATLVRHSDPYGEVGETHGKAAGVLGAIGAIAREIAAEQAVAIDEDAPAAEPRLLADDPAIASLLASRNSRLASFWLNPQGRESAGPFAGRSALVVDAEDRFTTMLAHQLRHLGLDVRIAPWSEVTDEQIDTAELVVSGPGPGDPRDPSSPRMRRMQQIVARRRAAGRPILAVCLSHQILADSLGIDLAPLAAPHQGLQKTVDLFGMPASIGFYNTFTARVPSGTTLVGKTEVAADPVTGDVYALRGPGYASVQGHLESILSRDGMTTLERLVSHALEPVGA from the coding sequence ATGACCGGGCTCGCCCATCTCCCCCTCCGCGACCTCGCTGCGCGCGGCATCCCGTTCGCCCTCATCGCCCGCGACGCGTCGACCGTCGAAGTGCTCACCGGCGACGTCGTCGACGTGGCGGCGCTGGCGGACATCCCGCTGACCGATGCTTCGGGCGCGCCGCGCGAGGTGCTCGCCCTCGTGCCGTTCCGGCAGGTGACCGAGCGGGGATTCGAATGCCATGACGACGGTGCTCCCCTCCGCTGCCTCGTGATCTCGGACCGGTCGGCGATCCCTCGTGACGTTGCGCTCGCCCAGCTGCCGACCGAACCCGTGCCGCTCACCGATGCCGGGTTCGACATCGACGACGAGGCGTACGCCGAGATCGTCCGGCGCGTCATCGCCGACGAGATCGGCCGAGGCGAGGGCGCGAACTTCGTCATCCGTCGCGACTTCACCGCCGGTGTCGACGTCGACCCGGCGACAGCCGCGCTGACGTGGTTCCGGGCGCTGCTCGAGTACGAGCGCGGCGCGTACTGGACCTTCGCCTTCGTGACGCCCGGCCACGTCGCCGTGGGCGCGAGCCCCGAGGCCCACGTCAGCGCGCGTGACGGCGTCGTGACGATGAATCCGATCTCGGGCACGTTCCGCCACCCGGCCGGCGGTGCCACAGCCGAGACCCTGACCGAGTTCCTCGAGTCCGCCAAGGAGACCGAGGAGCTCTTCATGGTGGTCGACGAGGAGCTCAAGATGATGAGCGCCGTCTGCTCCGACGGCGGGCGCATCACCGGTCCTCACCTCAAGGAGATGTCGCGCCTGACGCACACCGAGTACGTGCTGCGCGGGCGCAGCCGCCTCGATCCGCGCGACATCCTCCGCGAGACGATGTTCGCCCCGACCGTCACCGGGTCGCCCATGCAGAACGCGTGCACCGTCATCACCCGGCACGAGCGCACCCCGCGCGGCTACTACTCGGGGGTCGCCGCCCTGTTCACCCCCCGCCTCCCGGCGGGAGCCGCGGCGGCGGCCGACGAGCCCACGCACGACCTCGACGCTCCCATCCTGATCCGGACCGCGTACCTCGAGGACGGGCGCCTTCGCGTGCCCGTCGGGGCGACGCTGGTGCGCCACTCCGATCCGTACGGCGAAGTCGGCGAGACCCACGGCAAGGCCGCGGGCGTGCTCGGCGCCATCGGCGCGATCGCGAGGGAGATCGCCGCGGAGCAGGCCGTCGCGATCGACGAGGACGCCCCGGCCGCGGAGCCCCGGCTCCTCGCCGACGATCCCGCCATCGCGTCGCTGCTCGCGTCCCGCAACTCGCGCCTCGCGTCGTTCTGGCTCAATCCGCAGGGCCGGGAGTCGGCCGGCCCGTTCGCCGGACGGTCCGCCCTGGTCGTCGACGCCGAGGACCGCTTCACGACGATGCTCGCGCATCAGCTCCGTCACCTCGGGCTCGACGTCCGCATCGCACCCTGGAGCGAGGTGACCGACGAGCAGATCGACACCGCCGAGCTCGTGGTCTCGGGCCCGGGGCCCGGTGACCCCCGCGACCCGTCGAGCCCCCGCATGCGGCGGATGCAGCAGATCGTCGCACGTCGCCGCGCCGCCGGTCGTCCGATCCTCGCGGTGTGCCTCAGCCACCAGATCCTCGCCGACTCGCTCGGGATCGACCTCGCCCCGCTCGCTGCGCCGCACCAGGGTCTGCAGAAGACCGTCGACCTGTTCGGGATGCCGGCCTCCATCGGGTTCTACAACACGTTCACGGCGCGCGTTCCGTCGGGCACCACGCTCGTCGGGAAGACCGAGGTCGCCGCGGATCCCGTCACCGGCGACGTGTACGCGCTGCGGGGGCCGGGCTACGCGTCGGTGCAGGGGCACCTCGAGTCGATCCTGTCGCGCGACGGGATGACGACGCTCGAGCGCCTCGTTTCCCATGCCCTCGAGCCCGTGGGGGCCTGA